Proteins encoded in a region of the Ancylobacter sp. SL191 genome:
- a CDS encoding sll0787 family AIR synthase-like protein → MSACAGLPLGPDAFAGIVAKLRASAGMAAKADIALAAARLGIGGTSDIRVGDDCAAIPDGEGWLLLAIEGFMNEFVAGDPWFAGWCGVMVNLSDIAAMGGRPLAVVDAVWAAGEDEAAPVLAGLRAASERFGVPVVGGHTNLKTDRGQLSVAILGRAKRLLTSFDAQPGETLIAAIDLRGRYREPFANWEAATDAPAERLRGDLALLPMIAEAGLSRAAKDISQGGVVGTSAMLAEASGVGIEIDLARVPAPDGVDPAHWLMSFPSYGYLLTASDDNLPAIIRAFHARGISAAAIGRVTADRRVTVVNGPARETIWDFAARPLIGCGPLAPRAEDAA, encoded by the coding sequence ATGAGCGCGTGCGCGGGCCTGCCGCTCGGCCCGGACGCCTTTGCCGGCATCGTCGCCAAGTTGCGGGCGTCGGCCGGCATGGCGGCCAAGGCCGACATTGCGCTCGCCGCCGCGCGGCTGGGGATTGGCGGCACGAGTGACATACGCGTGGGCGACGATTGCGCCGCCATTCCCGACGGCGAGGGCTGGCTGCTTCTCGCCATCGAAGGCTTCATGAATGAGTTCGTCGCCGGCGATCCGTGGTTCGCCGGCTGGTGCGGGGTGATGGTCAACCTCTCCGACATCGCCGCCATGGGTGGGCGCCCGCTTGCCGTGGTCGATGCGGTGTGGGCAGCGGGCGAGGACGAGGCCGCGCCGGTGCTGGCGGGCCTGCGCGCGGCTTCCGAGCGCTTCGGCGTGCCGGTGGTCGGTGGTCACACCAATCTCAAGACCGATCGCGGCCAGCTTTCCGTTGCGATTCTCGGCCGGGCCAAGCGCCTGCTGACCTCCTTCGATGCGCAGCCGGGCGAGACGCTGATCGCCGCCATCGATTTGCGCGGGCGCTACCGCGAACCCTTCGCCAATTGGGAAGCCGCCACCGACGCCCCGGCCGAGCGGCTGCGCGGCGACCTTGCTTTGCTGCCGATGATCGCCGAGGCGGGCCTCTCCCGCGCCGCCAAGGACATCAGCCAAGGCGGCGTCGTCGGCACCAGCGCCATGCTGGCGGAAGCCTCGGGCGTGGGGATCGAGATCGACCTTGCCCGCGTGCCGGCGCCCGACGGCGTCGATCCCGCGCACTGGCTGATGAGTTTCCCGAGCTACGGTTACCTGCTCACCGCCAGTGACGATAATTTGCCGGCAATCATCCGAGCCTTCCACGCCCGCGGCATTTCTGCCGCCGCGATCGGGCGGGTCACCGCGGATCGCCGGGTGACCGTGGTGAATGGCCCGGCGCGCGAGACCATCTGGGACTTCGCCGCTCGCCCGCTCATCGGTTGCGGTCCCCTCGCACCCCGCGCGGAGGATGCGGCATGA
- a CDS encoding MSMEG_0565 family glycosyltransferase, giving the protein MSASRPLRIAILAHSTNPRGGVVHALELGDALTRLGHEAVVHAPDAKGAGFFRPTLCGTVSVPASPVGTDVTEMVRIRMADYVRHFEAPAHRRFDVFHAQDGISGNALATLHERGLIPGFARTVHHVDDFRDPALAELQRRAIVAADRHFVVSHLWQGKLAVLFGLAPDLVGNGIDTARFTPAPDGREAGLARTLGLGAGPIILSVGGVEERKNTLAMLEGFIQLRALHPRAQFVIAGGASVLDHHAYQAAFAARLAASGLPGDAVIRTGALAQADMPTLYRLADVLAFASLNEGFGLVALEAMACGIPTVVSRLAPFTEHIGEEETVWCDPLNPASIANALAAALVPELAARLATQGPRAAARHDWLTVARAHLPAYRALAAVTPAEMHHA; this is encoded by the coding sequence ATGAGTGCCTCCCGCCCGCTGCGCATCGCCATCCTCGCCCATTCCACCAATCCGCGCGGCGGCGTCGTCCATGCGCTGGAGCTGGGCGATGCGCTGACCCGGCTCGGCCATGAGGCGGTGGTCCATGCCCCCGATGCCAAGGGCGCCGGCTTCTTCCGCCCGACGCTGTGCGGCACGGTGAGCGTGCCCGCCTCGCCCGTCGGGACGGATGTGACGGAGATGGTGCGCATCCGCATGGCGGATTATGTGCGCCATTTCGAGGCACCCGCCCATCGGCGCTTCGACGTGTTCCACGCGCAGGACGGCATTTCCGGCAATGCGCTGGCGACGCTTCACGAGCGTGGCCTCATCCCCGGTTTTGCCCGCACCGTCCACCATGTCGATGATTTCCGCGATCCGGCGCTGGCCGAGCTTCAACGCCGCGCCATCGTCGCGGCGGACCGGCATTTCGTGGTGAGCCATCTCTGGCAGGGCAAGCTCGCCGTCCTGTTCGGCCTCGCGCCCGATCTCGTCGGCAATGGCATTGACACCGCTCGCTTCACCCCCGCGCCGGATGGCCGGGAGGCGGGGCTCGCCCGCACGCTCGGCCTCGGCGCCGGCCCGATCATCCTCAGCGTCGGCGGCGTGGAGGAGCGCAAGAACACGCTCGCCATGCTGGAGGGCTTCATCCAGCTGCGCGCGCTGCACCCACGCGCGCAGTTCGTCATCGCCGGCGGGGCGAGCGTGCTCGATCACCACGCCTATCAGGCGGCGTTCGCCGCGCGCCTTGCCGCCTCCGGCCTGCCCGGCGACGCGGTGATCCGCACCGGCGCGCTGGCGCAGGCTGACATGCCCACTCTCTACCGCCTCGCCGATGTGCTGGCCTTCGCCTCGCTCAATGAAGGCTTCGGCCTCGTCGCCCTGGAGGCCATGGCCTGCGGCATCCCCACCGTCGTCTCGCGCCTCGCGCCCTTCACCGAGCATATCGGCGAGGAGGAGACGGTGTGGTGCGACCCGCTCAATCCCGCCTCCATCGCCAATGCGCTCGCCGCCGCGCTGGTGCCGGAACTCGCCGCCCGCCTTGCCACGCAGGGCCCGCGCGCGGCGGCGCGGCATGACTGGCTCACCGTCGCCCGCGCTCACCTTCCCGCCTACCGCGCTCTTGCCGCGGTGACGCCTGCGGAGATGCACCATGCCTGA
- a CDS encoding MSMEG_0570 family nitrogen starvation response protein, with protein sequence MPEMTFTIRWPDGTREPCYSPSLIIKDYLTPGETYALDDFLTRSRTALMIASERVEAKYGFPCSRALGQLARLESAGRSFSTQSEARVAVESFDA encoded by the coding sequence ATGCCTGAGATGACCTTCACCATCCGTTGGCCCGATGGCACGCGCGAGCCGTGCTACTCGCCCTCGCTCATCATCAAGGACTATCTGACGCCGGGCGAGACCTATGCGCTCGACGATTTCCTAACCCGCTCCCGCACCGCGCTGATGATCGCCAGCGAGCGGGTGGAGGCGAAATACGGCTTCCCCTGTTCACGCGCCCTCGGGCAGCTCGCCCGGCTGGAAAGCGCCGGCCGCTCTTTTTCCACGCAATCGGAGGCCCGCGTCGCCGTCGAATCCTTCGACGCGTGA
- a CDS encoding MSMEG_0569 family flavin-dependent oxidoreductase, with protein sequence MNENRIEHHPVVIVGGGQAGLSASYHLRQRGIVHLVLEKNRAMHAWESQRWDNFCLVTPNWQCDLPGHPYDGPEPDGFMKKDEIRAYLAGFRAKVDPPIREGVSVRRVAPRAEGGFLISTSAGDFSADHVIAASGGYHEPIIPRMAERLPASIAQIHSAEYRNADQLPPGAVLVVGSGQSGAQIAEDLHLAGRKVHLAVGDAPRCARVYRGRDVVTWLADMGYYDMPVEKHPLREGVRDNTNHYVTGRDGGRDIDLRKFALEGMELYGVLRDFDGGSLLFEENLRQALDDADRTYNGINAAIDKHITDNAITAPPPSVYTPVWDPPAERGTLDLAGSGITAIVWCIGFRPDFRWLDAPVFNGAGHPQHRRGVTAREGLYFLGLPWLHTWGSGRFGSVGRDAAFLVDHIAARLARAGQDSAA encoded by the coding sequence ATGAATGAGAACCGCATCGAGCATCATCCGGTCGTCATCGTCGGCGGCGGCCAGGCGGGGCTGTCGGCCTCCTACCATCTGCGCCAGCGCGGCATCGTTCATCTGGTGCTGGAGAAGAACCGGGCGATGCACGCCTGGGAGAGCCAGCGCTGGGACAATTTCTGCCTGGTGACGCCGAACTGGCAATGCGACCTGCCTGGCCACCCCTATGACGGGCCGGAGCCGGACGGCTTCATGAAGAAGGACGAGATCCGCGCCTATCTCGCCGGCTTCCGCGCCAAGGTCGACCCGCCGATCCGCGAGGGGGTGAGCGTGCGCCGCGTCGCGCCGCGCGCGGAGGGCGGCTTCCTCATCTCAACCAGCGCCGGCGATTTCAGCGCCGACCATGTCATCGCCGCCTCGGGCGGCTATCACGAGCCGATCATTCCGCGCATGGCCGAGCGCCTGCCCGCCTCCATCGCCCAGATCCACTCGGCGGAGTACCGCAACGCCGACCAACTGCCGCCCGGCGCGGTGCTGGTGGTTGGCTCCGGCCAGTCGGGCGCGCAGATCGCCGAGGATCTCCACCTTGCCGGCCGCAAGGTGCATCTGGCGGTGGGGGACGCCCCGCGCTGCGCCCGCGTCTACCGCGGCCGCGACGTCGTCACCTGGCTCGCCGACATGGGCTATTACGACATGCCGGTGGAGAAGCACCCGCTGCGCGAGGGCGTGCGCGACAACACCAACCATTATGTCACCGGCCGCGATGGCGGGCGCGACATCGACCTGCGCAAATTCGCGCTGGAGGGCATGGAGCTGTACGGCGTCCTCCGCGATTTCGACGGCGGTTCGCTGCTGTTCGAGGAAAACCTCCGGCAGGCGCTGGATGATGCCGACCGCACCTATAACGGCATCAACGCCGCCATCGACAAGCACATCACTGATAACGCCATCACCGCCCCGCCGCCCAGTGTCTATACGCCGGTGTGGGACCCGCCGGCCGAGCGCGGCACGCTCGATCTCGCCGGCTCGGGGATCACTGCCATTGTCTGGTGCATCGGCTTCCGCCCGGATTTCCGCTGGCTGGACGCGCCCGTCTTCAACGGCGCCGGCCACCCGCAGCACCGGCGCGGGGTGACGGCGCGCGAGGGGCTGTACTTCCTTGGCCTGCCCTGGCTGCACACCTGGGGTTCCGGCCGCTTCGGCAGTGTCGGGCGCGACGCGGCGTTCCTGGTCGATCACATCGCCGCGCGGCTCGCCCGCGCCGGGCAGGACAGCGCGGCATGA
- a CDS encoding Pnap_2097 family protein gives MNRPLGPLELDEAIPAAAPGRLARQVTGEVSLILGMPQLSLAGLSESWLLKELGHRHWMLLAEMAGRAVPDFRDGDGAPVYAAFCALSVTQAAFDSLGENDRLVIRSSLRRISRTQCASRHRLLRQGVCLGEVELVSVFVRRSSGGSNHAVARVALDGFPPVIDAPSELATRAADLRAARLDTHFGFDLASPEGEGRFEIDPCPAQDFNGAGFLYFSSFVGFLDRAEWHFDGRRAPRAVTRRREVFFHGNVDPGERIVVRWLAARRGEGVLLHRCRLERASDGARLADAFTERAV, from the coding sequence ATGAACCGACCACTGGGGCCGCTGGAGCTCGACGAGGCCATCCCTGCCGCTGCGCCGGGACGCCTCGCGCGTCAGGTGACGGGCGAGGTCTCGCTCATCCTCGGCATGCCGCAGCTCTCGCTCGCGGGCCTTTCGGAGAGCTGGCTGCTCAAGGAGCTCGGCCATCGCCACTGGATGCTGCTGGCGGAGATGGCCGGGCGCGCCGTGCCGGACTTCCGTGACGGCGATGGGGCGCCGGTCTATGCCGCCTTCTGCGCATTGTCGGTCACCCAGGCCGCCTTCGATTCGCTGGGGGAGAATGACCGTCTGGTCATCCGCTCCAGCCTGCGGCGTATCTCCCGGACCCAATGCGCCAGCCGACACCGCCTGCTGCGGCAGGGCGTCTGTCTCGGCGAGGTCGAGCTGGTCTCGGTCTTCGTCCGGCGTAGCAGCGGCGGGAGCAACCATGCCGTCGCCCGCGTGGCGCTGGACGGCTTCCCGCCCGTGATCGACGCGCCGAGCGAGCTCGCCACCCGTGCGGCGGATCTGCGAGCGGCCCGGCTCGATACGCATTTCGGCTTCGATCTCGCGAGCCCGGAAGGGGAAGGCCGATTCGAGATCGACCCCTGCCCGGCGCAGGATTTCAACGGCGCGGGCTTTCTCTACTTCTCCAGCTTCGTCGGTTTTCTCGACCGGGCGGAGTGGCATTTCGACGGCCGTCGCGCGCCACGTGCCGTCACGCGCCGGCGCGAGGTGTTCTTTCACGGCAATGTCGATCCCGGCGAGCGGATCGTCGTGCGCTGGCTCGCGGCGCGGCGTGGGGAGGGCGTTCTGCTGCATCGCTGCCGGCTGGAACGGGCGAGCGACGGGGCGCGCCTGGCCGACGCCTTCACCGAGCGGGCGGTGTGA
- a CDS encoding ferric reductase-like transmembrane domain-containing protein: protein MRHIKLTLFGIIALMSVLWIAAEPGVFQPNGFFALRSAAVQYTGVLAIAAMSVAMMLALRPRWPERWMGGLDKMYRLHKWLGVTVLVVAVIHWLWAKGPKWAGNWGLLERPARAPRAPISDPTEAFFASLRGTAESVGEWAFYAAVVLIALALIRVVPYRWFYKTHRLVAIAYLLLVFHTVILLNFADWLTPLGAAMTLLMAGGTFAAGVVLLRQVGAARQVSGRIAELTYYPGVKALETIIDMSAGWPGHRAGQFAFAMSDASEGAHPYTIASDWHPDHPRITFITKELGDHTNRLKERLKMGQEVRVEGPYGCFTFDDDCRHQIWIGGGIGITPFIARMKHMAMRDGTPDWPPGQSINLFHATGDVDELALARLSEDASSANVRLHLLVSARDGRLTGARIRDAVADWREASLWFCGPADFGAALRRDFAREGFPVQKRFHQELFDMR from the coding sequence GTGCGGCATATCAAGCTCACCCTTTTCGGCATCATCGCTCTCATGTCCGTTCTGTGGATCGCAGCGGAGCCTGGAGTATTTCAGCCGAATGGCTTCTTCGCGCTGCGGTCGGCGGCCGTTCAATACACGGGCGTCCTCGCCATTGCGGCCATGAGCGTGGCGATGATGCTGGCGCTGCGCCCCCGCTGGCCCGAGCGCTGGATGGGCGGGCTCGACAAGATGTACCGCCTCCACAAATGGCTCGGTGTCACCGTCCTCGTGGTCGCCGTGATTCACTGGCTATGGGCGAAGGGACCGAAATGGGCCGGGAACTGGGGGCTTCTGGAGAGACCCGCCCGCGCCCCACGTGCGCCTATCTCGGACCCGACCGAGGCTTTTTTCGCCAGCCTGCGCGGCACCGCCGAGAGCGTCGGCGAATGGGCCTTCTACGCGGCCGTGGTGCTGATCGCGTTGGCACTGATTCGCGTCGTGCCCTATCGCTGGTTCTACAAAACCCACCGGCTGGTTGCGATCGCTTATCTGTTGCTCGTCTTCCACACGGTGATACTCCTGAACTTCGCCGATTGGCTCACGCCACTCGGCGCCGCAATGACCCTGCTGATGGCCGGCGGGACATTCGCCGCGGGCGTGGTGCTGCTGCGTCAGGTCGGCGCCGCACGGCAGGTCAGTGGGCGGATTGCGGAGCTTACCTATTATCCGGGCGTGAAGGCGCTCGAAACCATCATTGATATGTCCGCCGGATGGCCGGGGCATCGGGCGGGCCAGTTCGCCTTCGCCATGTCGGACGCCTCCGAAGGAGCGCATCCCTACACCATTGCATCGGACTGGCATCCAGACCACCCGCGGATCACCTTCATAACCAAGGAACTGGGTGACCACACCAACCGTCTCAAGGAAAGGCTCAAAATGGGTCAGGAGGTGCGAGTCGAGGGCCCCTATGGCTGCTTCACCTTCGACGACGATTGCCGCCACCAGATATGGATCGGCGGCGGCATCGGCATCACCCCGTTCATCGCGCGCATGAAGCACATGGCCATGCGCGACGGGACGCCTGACTGGCCGCCGGGCCAGAGCATCAACCTGTTCCACGCCACCGGCGACGTGGACGAGTTGGCACTCGCCAGGCTCAGTGAAGACGCGAGTTCCGCCAATGTGCGCCTGCACCTGCTGGTCAGCGCGCGTGACGGCCGGTTGACCGGCGCGCGCATTCGCGACGCCGTGGCAGACTGGCGCGAGGCGAGCCTCTGGTTCTGCGGCCCTGCCGACTTCGGGGCAGCCCTGAGGCGAGATTTCGCACGAGAAGGCTTCCCAGTGCAGAAGCGTTTTCACCAGGAGCTGTTCGACATGCGGTAG
- a CDS encoding efflux RND transporter permease subunit, with product MKTFNLSDWALEHRSLVWYFMIVFALAGTFAYLSLGREEDPDFTIKTMIIQASWPGASAQEVTEQVTDRIEKKLQELESLEHTRSLTTAGQTIIFVDLLPTTKAKDVPAIWMRVRNMVADVEGNFPSGVVGPFFNDSFGDVYGNIFAFTSDGLSQRELRDLVEDARTKVLTVPNVGKVDIVGAQDEAIYLEFSTRKTAALGIDQSAILTTLQEQNNVTQSGVIQAGPERIAIRVGGRFTSEESLRAINLRVNDRFFPLTDVATITRGYADPPSTLFRFNGQPAIGLAVGMKTGSNLLAFGTALDETMARVVSDLPIGVTVERVSDQPAVVDEAVSGFTRALFEAIVIVLAISFISLGFRAGLVVAISIPLVLAITFLVMAYSGISLQRISLGALIIALGLLVDDAMIAVEMMVARLEVGDSLRKAATHVYTSTAFPMLTGTLVTVASFIPVGLNSSAAGEFTFTLFVVIAVSLIVSWVVAVLFTPLLGVTILPATMKKHAEHKGWFTRGFANLLRLCLRWRWVTIILTVLAFVASVAGMSLVQQQFFPSSDRPELIVDWNLPQNSSIQETDRQMAQFEKEMLAGNPAIEHWSTYVGRGAPRFILSFDVQPDDIAFGEMVILTKSLEARDKLKGELQAYLQKTFPGTDAYVKLLDIGPPVGKPVQYRISGPDLQTVRDLAQKFSAVMGSDPRLRNMSMNWNEPARVVKVEVLQDKARQLGVSSQDIATALNSIVEGSSATQVRDDIYLIDVIGRAQATERGSIDTLLNLQLPSTSGEAVPLSSLATFHYELEQPTIWRRDRIPTITIKAGITGATQPATIVDALAPQVEAFRKSLPVGYHVQVGGAVEESAKSQGPIAAVAPIMLFIMATLLMIQLQSFHRLFLVFSVAPLALIGVVIALLASNAPLGFVALLGVLALIGILIRNSVILVVQIEEMRSTGVAPWEAVIEATEHRMRPILLTAAAATLALIPISREVFWGPMAYAMMGGIVVGTVLTLLFLPALYVTWFRIRRDTPPSTPTAAPLVADAAPTHAG from the coding sequence GTGAAGACCTTCAACCTTTCGGACTGGGCGCTCGAACACCGTTCGCTCGTCTGGTACTTCATGATCGTCTTCGCCCTGGCGGGAACCTTCGCCTATCTCAGCCTCGGCCGGGAGGAAGATCCCGACTTCACCATCAAGACGATGATCATCCAGGCGAGCTGGCCGGGTGCCTCCGCGCAGGAGGTCACCGAGCAGGTGACCGACCGCATCGAGAAGAAGCTGCAGGAACTCGAATCGCTCGAGCACACCCGAAGCCTGACGACGGCCGGCCAGACGATCATCTTCGTCGATCTGCTGCCGACTACCAAGGCCAAGGATGTGCCGGCGATCTGGATGCGCGTGCGCAACATGGTGGCCGATGTCGAGGGCAATTTTCCCTCCGGCGTGGTCGGGCCGTTCTTCAACGACAGCTTCGGCGACGTCTATGGCAACATCTTCGCCTTCACCAGCGACGGGCTGAGCCAGCGCGAGCTGCGCGATCTCGTCGAGGACGCCCGCACCAAGGTGCTGACCGTGCCGAATGTCGGCAAGGTCGACATTGTCGGCGCGCAGGACGAGGCGATCTATCTCGAATTCTCCACCCGCAAGACCGCCGCGCTCGGCATCGACCAGTCGGCGATCCTGACGACGTTGCAGGAGCAGAACAACGTCACCCAGTCCGGCGTGATCCAGGCCGGGCCCGAGCGCATCGCCATCCGCGTCGGCGGCCGCTTCACCTCGGAGGAAAGCCTGCGGGCGATCAATCTGCGGGTGAATGACCGGTTCTTCCCGCTCACCGACGTCGCCACCATCACGCGCGGCTATGCCGACCCGCCGAGCACGCTGTTCCGCTTCAACGGCCAGCCGGCCATCGGCCTCGCCGTCGGCATGAAAACCGGCAGCAACCTGCTGGCCTTCGGCACCGCGCTCGATGAGACCATGGCGCGCGTCGTCAGCGACCTGCCGATCGGCGTCACCGTCGAGCGCGTCTCCGACCAGCCGGCCGTCGTCGACGAAGCGGTTTCCGGCTTCACGCGGGCACTGTTCGAGGCCATCGTCATCGTGCTGGCGATCTCCTTCATCAGCCTGGGCTTCCGGGCCGGTCTTGTTGTCGCCATCTCCATCCCGCTGGTGCTGGCCATCACCTTCCTCGTGATGGCCTATTCGGGCATCTCGCTCCAGCGCATCTCGCTCGGCGCGCTCATCATCGCCCTCGGCCTTCTGGTCGACGACGCGATGATCGCGGTGGAGATGATGGTGGCGCGGCTGGAGGTGGGCGACAGCCTGCGCAAGGCCGCCACCCATGTCTATACCTCCACCGCCTTCCCCATGCTCACCGGCACGCTGGTGACAGTGGCGAGTTTCATTCCCGTCGGCCTCAACAGCAGCGCCGCCGGTGAATTCACCTTCACGCTGTTCGTCGTCATCGCCGTCTCGCTCATCGTCTCCTGGGTCGTGGCCGTGCTGTTCACCCCGCTGCTCGGCGTGACCATCCTGCCGGCCACGATGAAGAAGCATGCCGAGCACAAGGGCTGGTTCACCCGGGGCTTCGCAAACCTGCTGCGGCTCTGCCTGAGATGGCGCTGGGTGACGATCATCCTCACCGTCCTCGCCTTCGTCGCCTCGGTCGCCGGCATGTCGCTGGTGCAGCAGCAGTTCTTCCCGAGCTCGGACCGCCCCGAGCTGATCGTCGACTGGAACCTGCCGCAGAACAGCTCGATCCAGGAGACCGACCGGCAGATGGCGCAGTTCGAGAAGGAGATGCTCGCGGGCAATCCTGCCATCGAGCACTGGTCGACCTATGTCGGCCGGGGCGCGCCGCGCTTCATCCTGTCTTTCGACGTCCAGCCCGACGACATCGCCTTCGGCGAAATGGTCATCCTGACCAAGAGCCTCGAAGCCCGCGACAAGCTCAAGGGCGAGCTGCAGGCCTATCTGCAGAAGACGTTTCCGGGCACCGACGCCTATGTGAAGCTGCTCGACATCGGCCCGCCCGTCGGCAAGCCGGTGCAGTACCGGATCTCAGGCCCGGACCTCCAGACAGTGCGCGACCTCGCGCAGAAGTTCAGCGCCGTCATGGGCAGCGATCCGCGGCTGCGGAACATGTCGATGAACTGGAACGAGCCCGCGCGGGTGGTGAAGGTGGAGGTGCTCCAGGACAAGGCACGCCAGCTCGGCGTGTCCTCGCAGGACATCGCCACCGCGCTCAACAGCATCGTGGAGGGCTCCTCCGCCACGCAGGTGCGCGACGACATCTATCTGATCGACGTGATCGGCCGCGCCCAGGCGACGGAACGCGGATCCATCGACACGCTGCTCAACCTCCAACTCCCCAGCACCAGCGGGGAAGCGGTGCCGCTGTCCTCGCTCGCCACCTTCCATTACGAGCTCGAACAGCCCACCATCTGGCGGCGCGACCGCATCCCGACCATCACCATCAAGGCGGGTATCACCGGCGCGACGCAGCCCGCCACCATCGTCGACGCCCTCGCCCCCCAGGTCGAGGCGTTCCGCAAGAGCCTGCCGGTCGGCTACCACGTGCAGGTGGGCGGCGCGGTGGAGGAAAGCGCCAAGTCGCAGGGCCCGATCGCCGCCGTGGCGCCGATCATGCTCTTCATCATGGCGACTCTGCTGATGATCCAGCTCCAGAGCTTCCACCGCCTGTTCCTGGTGTTCTCGGTGGCGCCGCTGGCGCTGATCGGCGTGGTCATCGCCCTGCTCGCCAGCAATGCCCCGCTCGGCTTCGTCGCCCTGCTCGGCGTGCTCGCCCTGATCGGCATCCTGATCCGGAACTCGGTCATCCTCGTCGTGCAGATCGAGGAGATGCGCAGTACCGGCGTGGCGCCCTGGGAGGCGGTGATCGAGGCGACGGAGCACCGGATGCGGCCCATCCTGCTCACCGCCGCCGCCGCAACGCTGGCGCTGATCCCGATCTCGCGCGAGGTGTTCTGGGGGCCGATGGCCTACGCCATGATGGGCGGCATCGTGGTCGGCACGGTTCTCACCCTGCTGTTCCTGCCGGCGCTCTATGTGACGTGGTTCCGCATCCGCCGGGATACGCCGCCCTCCACACCAACCGCCGCGCCGCTGGTGGCGGACGCCGCGCCGACCCACGCCGGCTGA
- a CDS encoding efflux RND transporter periplasmic adaptor subunit: MTLTRWMQGATLIGALAVLAGCDSPPPAQETAVRPVKSMVVKTEAFTGAGSAGTVQPRVETDLAFRTLGRIIARDVDTGDLVTKGQLIGELDPLALKMAVTSAEADLRNAQATLENATVNEQRKKTLAATNAGSAADFDLAEQELKTAQANQAQTQASLDKAREQLGYAKLLAEFDGIVTATSAEVGQVVTAGQAVVRVARLADRDVVIDVSEARHGALKLGQPWTIALQLDPSVKAHGVLREIAPQADSNTRSYRVKIALDTPPDAFRFGSVVTAWPDEAASAGISVPARAVLTQDGATYVWVVDRTSQSVARRPVQLQPDAATGHFRVLTGLTDGDEVVLAGVHQLADGQKIRLSQETTR, from the coding sequence ATGACCCTCACCCGCTGGATGCAGGGAGCCACGCTGATCGGCGCCCTCGCCGTGCTCGCCGGGTGCGATTCCCCGCCCCCCGCGCAGGAAACCGCGGTCCGCCCGGTGAAATCCATGGTGGTGAAGACCGAGGCCTTCACCGGCGCCGGCTCTGCCGGCACGGTGCAGCCGCGCGTCGAGACCGATCTGGCGTTCCGCACGCTGGGCCGCATCATCGCGCGCGACGTGGACACCGGCGATCTCGTCACCAAGGGCCAGCTGATCGGCGAGCTCGACCCGCTCGCGCTGAAGATGGCGGTGACCAGCGCCGAGGCCGACCTGCGCAACGCGCAGGCCACGCTCGAGAACGCGACCGTCAATGAGCAGCGCAAGAAGACGCTCGCCGCCACCAATGCCGGCAGTGCCGCCGATTTCGATCTCGCCGAGCAGGAGCTGAAGACGGCGCAGGCCAATCAGGCCCAGACGCAGGCGAGCCTCGACAAGGCCCGCGAGCAGCTCGGCTACGCCAAGCTGCTGGCCGAGTTCGACGGCATCGTCACCGCCACCTCGGCGGAAGTCGGCCAGGTGGTCACCGCCGGCCAGGCCGTGGTGCGTGTCGCCCGCCTCGCCGACCGCGACGTGGTGATCGACGTGTCGGAGGCCCGGCACGGCGCGCTCAAGCTTGGCCAGCCCTGGACCATTGCCCTGCAGCTCGACCCCTCGGTCAAGGCGCATGGCGTGCTGCGCGAAATCGCCCCGCAGGCGGACTCCAATACCCGCAGCTACCGGGTGAAGATCGCCCTCGACACACCGCCGGACGCCTTCCGCTTCGGCTCCGTCGTCACCGCCTGGCCCGACGAGGCAGCAAGCGCCGGCATCAGCGTGCCCGCGCGCGCCGTGCTGACGCAGGACGGCGCGACCTATGTCTGGGTGGTCGACAGAACCAGCCAGAGCGTCGCGCGGCGCCCCGTGCAGCTCCAGCCCGACGCGGCGACCGGACATTTCCGGGTGCTGACCGGCCTTACCGACGGTGACGAAGTGGTCCTGGCCGGCGTGCACCAGCTCGCCGACGGACAGAAGATCAGGCTCAGCCAGGAGACGACCCGGTGA